A portion of the Hoplias malabaricus isolate fHopMal1 chromosome 1, fHopMal1.hap1, whole genome shotgun sequence genome contains these proteins:
- the myca gene encoding transcriptional regulator Myc-A has product MPMSSSLACSKNYNYDYDYDSFQPYFYYDDEVEDFYQQQRQPPAPSEDIWKKFELLPTPPLSPSRRPSTADQLEMVSELLGDDAVSQSFICDSDTSQGLLGSIVLHDCMWSGFSAAAKLERAVSERLASLRAARRDATQERAGSTRISASAFLHDLGTTATECIDPSVVFPYPFTESPKAVEGMPDTPPNSNSSSSGGSDSEEEEEEEEEEEEEEEEEEDEEIDVVTVEKRQRRNETEACESRQLSPLVLKRCHVSTHQHNYAAHPSTRYEQPAVKRPRLDVSLSTSGRHSKQRKCTSPRTSDSEDNDKRRTHNVLERQRRNELKLSFFALRDEIPEVANNEKAAKVVILKKATECIRSMQSDEQRLLSIKEQLRRKSELLKHRLQQLRRNQL; this is encoded by the exons ATGCCGATGAGCTCGAGCTTGGCGTGTAGTAAGAACTACAACTACGACTACGACTACGACTCGTTTCAGCCGTACTTCTACTACGACGACGAAGTCGAGGATTTCTACCAGCAGCAGCGGCAGCCGCCGGCTCCGAGCGAAGACATCTGGAAGAAATTCGAGCTGCTGCCCACGCCTCCGCTGTCCCCGAGCCGTCGGCCTTCAACCGCTGACCAGCTAGAGATGGTCAGCGAGCTATTGGGAGATGACGCCGTGAGCCAGAGCTTCATTTGCGACTCGGACACGTCCCAGGGGCTGCTCGGGTCCATCGTTCTGCATGACTGCATGTGGAGCGGCTTCTCCGCTGCCGCTAAGCTGGAGAGGGCGGTCTCGGAGCGGCTAGCTTCGCTGCGGGCTGCCCGCCGTGACGCGACCCAGGAGCGCGCCGGATCAACGCGCATCAGCGCCTCCGCCTTTCTACATGACCTGGGCACGACGGCGACCGAGTGCATAGACCCGTCCGTGGTGTTTCCTTACCCGTTCACCGAGTCACCGAAGGCGGTAGAAGGCATGCCGGACACTCCGCctaacagcaacagcagcagtagCGGCGGCAGCGATTCAG aagaggaagaggaggaggaggaggaagaagaggaagaggaggaggaggaagaagatgaGGAGATTGATGTGGTCACCGTAGAGAAGAGGCAGAGACGAAATGAGACAGAGGCTTGCGAGTCCAGACAGCTTAGTCCACTGGTGTTAAAACGTTGTCATGTCtccacacaccagcacaactATGCTGCACATCCATCCACGCGATACGAGCAGCCTGCGGTCAAAAGGCCACGCCTGGATGTCTCGCTGTCCACCAGCGGGAGGCACAGCAAGCAGAGGAAGTGCACGAGTCCCCGGACGTCAGACTCTGAGGACAATGACAAGCGGAGGACTCACAATGTGCTGGAGCGCCAGCGCAGGAACGAACTCAAACTGAGCTTTTTCGCCTTGAGGGACGAGATCCCTGAGGTAGCCAACAACGAGAAAGCGGCCAAGGTGGTCATCTTGAAGAAAGCCACAGAGTGCATCCGCAGCATGCAGTCAGATGAACAGAGGCTGCTATCCATCAAAGAACAGCTGCGGCGTAAGAGCGAACTCTTAAAACACAGGCTACAGCAGCTACGGAGGAACCagctatga